One Archangium violaceum genomic window, ACCCGAGCAACGGCCCCAGCGAGGGACAGCTGGAGGAGGCCACCACGCTTACTACCGCCCAATACTTCAATTCGGGCGATTCGACCAGATACAACATGCGAGCCTTTAGCCGACAGGTCGACAAAGACGGTTGGGCTCAGGGTGTTGGGACGCTCCAGTATTCAGAAATCGCCACCCGAAAGAGAGTTATCACGTCCTACGAGTCAAATATTCCTGGATTTAAATACAAGAAGACATCAAACATGCCCTTCTCGAGTCACACGGAGGCTCGAATCATTGAAGACATCTTTGCCGCAACAAACGGCAATCCCAAGGGGAAGGCACGCCTGCGCATTCAGTGGCATCAAAAAGCAAAGGGCTCCATGTCGTGCAAGGCATGCCCGGAGTGTCGGCGCATCATCTGTGCCGCAATGAACAAGGGGCTCGAAATTGAACTCTGCGACGATACCGGGAAGGCCAAGACGCCGGACTGGTGTGATGAATTCCCAGAATTCCAAGGCTAGCGACTCGCATGACTCTTGATTTTCCGAACTATATTCGAAACGCAGTCTCCCCTTCGGCGCCCATCAGTTTTGAATGGGACGATGAAACGAACGTTTTCCTGGAAGACGCGCGACTCGCCAAACGAATCGGCGTCACCACTTCACGTGGAATGGCCGCACTCTGCATCGGCTGCGCCGAATGGGTTGTTTACAGATTCAGCGCGCTCTCGGATGACCCGATGCCGTTCCGTTACGTTGAGGCGGCATGGGTAGGGCTTTCTGACTGGAATTACATCAACATCAAGCACGGAGCCAAGATAAAGGACTGGACGGGGCCTGTTCGAAACCCGCTTTTTGTAACAATTCGCACTCTCAAGGAGGCTCTTGAGATGGCAAGCGAAGGCGGATACCCCGCTGAATGGGCAGTCTATCTCCATTTCATGGCGCTCCACGTGCTGCCTGACCGGAAACCTTTCATGAAGTGGCTCGACTCTGCGATAGGTCGCCTTGGGACCTACTATGCGGGCGATGGAATGGGCGACCCAGTCCCGCGTGAGGCGCTTGATCCGGATTTCGACTTCAAGCCAGAGCAGGCCCGAGATTTGATTGCTCAACGCATTCGGAAGGTCGCATCGTCCGGAAATCCATATCTCATCTCCTCTGCAATTCCATGACACTCCCTGCGCAACCCTATATGCAGCGAGCAGGCATCCAGGACCGGACTCTGCGGTTCAGGTGGGATGACCAGCAGTACGAAAAGGTGTACACGCCGCTCGATAGGGCGGCTCGTGCTCGGCTGGAGAAGCTTTCGCAACGAGCCATCCTTGCGCTCGCAATCTCCTGTGCAGAGTGGATATTCCACCGGTTCAAGCTCGTGTCGGAAGCCCCTCTTCTGGATGACTATGCTGAAGCCGCATGGGCTGTGGTCGTCGATGCGCGATACGCTAATTACTACCTGGAGCCGGGCGGGGAGGAATGGCAAGGACCTGACCGCAAGCCGCTTGCGGTCGCAGTGATGCTTCTGGTGGACACCATTGTCCGCGTTGAGAACGATGACCATCCTGACATCGGCGCGCTGTCTCTGGCCAGCTTGGCAGCCCACGTCTTGACTGACCCGACGCCATTTCATGAGTGGCACGAGCGCATTGTGGCTCGACTGGAGCGCCTGTACCCACTGAATCCACAGGACACTCGCGGAGAGCCAGTGCCTCGCGAAGCTCTCGACCCGGACTTCGATTTCAGGCTCGAAATGGCGCCTGCGCTCATCGGGGCGTTTTTGAAGAAGCTGGACTACAAGGCGAATCCATTCCTTCGCTCTCCTAGTGACATGCGGAAGCTTTACTTCGACGGAGTTCCGTACGAACTGCCGTAGCCCAACTCTGTCTACGCATGCTCTTCGTGTAGGCCTCATGAGGAGAGGACTCGACAGTTCCCTCGAATGCGGGCCGGCCGGCGTTCTCCTCGCCGGCCGCAGTCCCCCTTGCCGCCATCCCTACGCTGGGCCGGACTTCAGCCGATCATGAGCATTCCCAGCGAGGTTGAGCATTTCCTCCGCACCGGCGACTACGACGTCCACTGCACGGCCTGGCCGGGCGACGTCCTCGAAAGGGAGAGGCGGGCCCACGGTGAGCTCCGCCAGGCCCTCGTCATGGAGGTGCAGCGGCGCACCGCGGGCCTCGACGTTCCGGAGAAGCTCCAAGGCCTCGACGTCGTCGCCCTCACCCGCCGCAAGGTGGAGCCCATGGTGCGCGGCCTCTTCCCTCGCGCGGAGCAGGAGGCCGTCCTCGCCGTCCTGGAGCGCTCCGTCGTCTTTCTCACCCCGGCCAACATGTCCCAGGTGCTGGCGGAGTCGTCCTGGCTGAGCACCGCCTGGGACTTGGCCAACCTGTACCTCCTCAGCGTCGGCGCCGAGCTGCTGGGAGAGGACGCGCCCCGCCTCCTCGGCCTCAGCGAGCACACCACGTGCTACGTCTCCCTCGCCTACTTCGAAGAGGAGTCCCCCTTCGCCGACTTCCTCGTCCACGAGGCGGCCCACGTCTTCCACAACTGCAAGCGCCGCACGGTGGGGCTGCCCGGGACGCGCAGGCGCGAGTGGCTCCTCGATATCGACTTCCGGAAGCGCGAAACCTTCGCCTACGCGTGCGAGGCGTACAGCCGCATCCTCGAGGCCGGCCGCAGCCCCCGAGAGCGCATGGCGCTCGCCGAGGAGTATGCGGCCTGCGCGGCGCCGGCCGACGAGCGCGTGTCGGTGGCCGAGGTGGTGGAGCTCGTCCGTGAGGCCGCGGCGGCGAGGAATGGGTGGAAGCGCATTCTCACGAGGTGTGCCCCGGCAGTACGGGACGTGACGCGTGTCGCAGTGGGAGGAGGCCTTTCCATCAGCCGGTGAGGGGCTGTCGCGTCTGTAACCGTTCACCGCCTTGGCCTGGTTGAAGAGGAGCCGGGCACGAGGTGACCGGAGACGTGGTGCTGGACAAGAGGACGTCTGGCGTGGTGTAGCCAGGGCATGGTGCAGGTGGATGCCCGAGACGTGCAGATAGCGCAGCTGGAGAAGAGGCTGGAAGCAGCGCTGGAGCGTATCGCGCAGCTGGAGGAAGAGAATGCGAAGCTGCGCGAGGAGAATGCGAAGCTGCGCGAGGAGAATCGACAGCTTGAGGAGCGGCTGGTGTTGGCGTTCACGAGGAAGCGCGGAAATTTGGACCGGGAAGCCGGAGGTGTGCCCGGGGTCCGGCCTCCCGGTCCGAGGTGAGGCTCAGCGCTTGGACTTCGCCTTCCTGGTCGTCGCGGCCTCCTCGGCCTCGCGGCGGCGGTAGCTCTCGCCTTCAATAGCGAGGACGTCCGCGTGGTGGATGACGCGGTCAATCAGAGCGGTGGCACACGCGGCGTTGGGAAAGATGGTCGGCCAGTCCGAAAACGCCAGATTCGTGGTCATCACCAACGAGCGTTGTTCATACCTGCGCGCCACGACTTGAAAGAGGAGGTCCGCGTTGCGCGCGTCGTAGGCGAGGTAGCCCATCTCGTCGATGACGAGCAGGCTCGTGCGGCTGGTGTAGTGGCGCAGGCGGCGGTCCAGTGCGCGGCTGGTGTCCTGAGCGCCCAGGTCGAGCAGCAACTG contains:
- the zapB gene encoding cell division protein ZapB; translation: MVQVDARDVQIAQLEKRLEAALERIAQLEEENAKLREENAKLREENRQLEERLVLAFTRKRGNLDREAGGVPGVRPPGPR